Proteins from one Brevibacillus humidisoli genomic window:
- a CDS encoding ABC transporter permease, which produces MEQPIDPLFRPLQKQSEAHDISMRPSQTYVQQVVRKLVKNKLAMLGLAIILLLVAMAIIGPHLVPYSASDQSLLAKNQPMSAEHWFGTDDLGRDMFARTWAGARISLTIGVVAALIDLIVGVTVGGISGYMAGRGARGERIDTIIMRVIEVLYGLPYLLVVILLMVVMEPGMLTIIIALSATGWTGMARLVRGQILQLKNQEFILASQVLGAKFSRILFKHLIPNTIGVIIVNLTFTIPSAIFAESFLSFLGLGVQAPDASWGTMTNDALGVILTGDWWRLFFPGLMISLTMFAFNVFGDGLQDALDPRLRE; this is translated from the coding sequence ATGGAGCAACCAATCGATCCGCTGTTCCGACCGTTACAAAAGCAGTCGGAAGCCCATGACATCTCCATGCGCCCAAGCCAGACATATGTCCAGCAAGTGGTGCGCAAACTGGTAAAGAACAAACTGGCCATGCTTGGCCTTGCCATCATCTTGCTGCTGGTCGCCATGGCGATTATCGGGCCCCATCTGGTGCCGTACAGCGCATCGGATCAAAGCTTGCTCGCGAAAAACCAGCCGATGTCGGCTGAGCACTGGTTCGGTACTGACGATCTGGGACGGGATATGTTTGCCCGCACTTGGGCCGGAGCTCGCATCTCGCTCACAATTGGCGTGGTTGCCGCTCTGATCGACCTAATTGTCGGAGTGACAGTGGGCGGCATTTCCGGTTACATGGCAGGCAGAGGAGCACGCGGAGAGAGGATTGACACGATCATCATGCGGGTGATCGAAGTACTGTACGGACTGCCGTATCTGCTCGTTGTCATTTTGCTGATGGTCGTGATGGAACCGGGGATGCTGACTATTATTATTGCACTCTCCGCCACCGGCTGGACCGGGATGGCACGACTGGTGCGCGGCCAAATCCTGCAGTTGAAAAACCAGGAATTCATCCTTGCGTCACAAGTGTTGGGAGCCAAGTTTTCTCGCATTTTGTTCAAGCATCTGATTCCCAATACGATCGGTGTGATCATCGTCAACCTGACCTTTACCATTCCGTCTGCGATTTTTGCAGAGTCCTTCCTCAGCTTTCTTGGCTTGGGTGTTCAGGCACCAGACGCAAGTTGGGGCACCATGACCAACGATGCGCTAGGGGTTATTTTGACAGGCGACTGGTGGCGCCTCTTCTTCCCTGGCTTGATGATTTCACTAACGATGTTTGCTTTCAACGTATTTGGAGACGGCTTGCAGGATGCACTTGATCCGCGGCTGCGCGAGTAG
- a CDS encoding ABC transporter ATP-binding protein, translated as MENHLLTIDNLKVNFTTYGGEVQAVRGVSFHVDKGETLAIVGESGCGKSVTAQAIMGLIPQPPGRIVDGQIVFAGNEITHLKKKEWLQIRGSKIGMVFQDPMTTLNPTMKVGAQIVEGFVRNHQVSGEEAQKRAIEMLRLVGIPDPEKRVQQYPHQFSGGMRQRVGIAIALACQPQLIIADEPTTALDVTIQAQILDLLGRLQEEQQLAVVIITHDLGVVSEIAHRMVVMYAGIVVETGTVEDVFAAPRHPYTWGLMRSLPRMDGEEKQRLVPIDGAPPDLFNPPQGCPFAARCDYAMEICNQQMPPISTFEAGHQAACWLHDPRAPRVEEWVATGRQHR; from the coding sequence ATGGAAAACCATCTGCTAACCATTGACAACCTGAAAGTAAACTTTACGACATACGGCGGGGAAGTACAAGCTGTACGAGGCGTCTCCTTCCATGTAGACAAAGGGGAGACACTGGCGATCGTCGGCGAGAGCGGCTGCGGCAAGAGCGTGACCGCCCAGGCGATCATGGGCTTAATCCCCCAACCTCCGGGCCGGATCGTAGACGGACAGATCGTTTTTGCAGGGAACGAGATCACCCATTTGAAGAAAAAAGAGTGGCTGCAAATCCGCGGCTCCAAGATCGGCATGGTGTTTCAGGACCCGATGACCACGCTCAATCCGACGATGAAGGTGGGAGCGCAGATCGTCGAGGGATTTGTGCGCAACCACCAAGTCTCCGGTGAAGAGGCACAGAAACGGGCGATCGAGATGCTCCGCTTGGTCGGGATTCCCGATCCGGAAAAACGGGTGCAGCAGTATCCACACCAATTCAGCGGCGGGATGCGCCAACGTGTCGGCATCGCCATCGCACTGGCCTGCCAGCCCCAGTTGATCATCGCTGATGAGCCGACGACGGCGCTGGACGTGACGATCCAGGCGCAAATTCTCGACCTGCTGGGACGGTTGCAGGAGGAGCAGCAGCTCGCTGTCGTCATCATCACCCATGACCTGGGCGTCGTATCGGAAATCGCGCACCGTATGGTGGTGATGTACGCGGGAATTGTAGTGGAGACCGGGACGGTTGAAGATGTGTTTGCGGCGCCACGACATCCGTATACATGGGGTCTGATGCGTTCTCTGCCGCGTATGGACGGAGAGGAAAAGCAGCGGCTTGTGCCGATCGACGGAGCCCCGCCGGACTTGTTCAACCCGCCGCAGGGCTGTCCGTTTGCAGCACGCTGCGATTACGCGATGGAAATCTGCAATCAGCAAATGCCCCCCATCAGCACGTTCGAGGCGGGACATCAAGCGGCTTGCTGGCTGCATGATCCGCGTGCGCCGCGTGTCGAGGAATGGGTCGCGACAGGGAGGCAGCATAGATGA
- a CDS encoding ABC transporter ATP-binding protein: MTDRLIEVNNLKKHFHIGNGLLLKAVDGVTFSIRQGETLGLVGESGCGKSTLGRTIIRLYENTDGEVLYKGKNVYRLKGKEASRFNRDVQMIFQDPQASLNPRMTVEDIIAEGLDIHGLSRGMRKERVAELLHLVGLRKEHASRFPHEFSGGQRQRIGIARALAVEPQFIIADEPISALDVSIQAQVVNLLEDLQAEHGLTYLFIAHDLSMVKHISTRIGVMYLGKLVELATSDTLYKRPLHPYTQALLSSVPVPDPTVKRERILLQGDLPSPANRPSGCGFRTRCPKATERCALEEPVWNETEAGHWAACHLYD, encoded by the coding sequence ATGACCGATCGACTGATAGAAGTAAACAATCTGAAAAAACATTTTCACATCGGCAACGGCTTGCTCCTGAAGGCAGTTGACGGCGTGACGTTTTCCATCCGGCAAGGCGAGACGCTTGGTCTTGTGGGAGAGAGCGGCTGCGGAAAGTCGACGCTGGGGCGGACGATCATCCGTTTGTACGAAAATACGGACGGAGAAGTACTCTATAAAGGCAAGAACGTCTATCGTCTGAAAGGGAAGGAAGCGTCTCGATTCAACCGGGATGTGCAGATGATCTTTCAGGACCCGCAGGCAAGCCTCAACCCGCGGATGACGGTGGAGGACATAATCGCTGAGGGCCTGGACATCCATGGGCTCAGCAGGGGAATGCGCAAAGAACGGGTTGCCGAGCTATTGCATCTAGTCGGTCTGCGAAAGGAACACGCTTCCCGCTTTCCGCATGAATTCAGCGGCGGTCAGCGTCAGCGGATCGGCATCGCCAGGGCGCTTGCGGTAGAACCTCAATTTATCATTGCGGACGAACCGATCTCCGCTCTGGACGTTTCGATACAGGCACAGGTAGTCAATCTGCTGGAGGATTTACAGGCAGAGCACGGGCTAACCTATCTCTTCATCGCCCATGATCTGTCGATGGTGAAGCACATCTCGACTCGCATCGGCGTTATGTATTTGGGTAAACTGGTTGAGCTCGCGACCAGCGATACTTTGTATAAACGGCCGCTTCATCCGTATACACAGGCCTTGCTCTCTTCTGTGCCGGTTCCGGACCCAACTGTCAAACGAGAGCGAATCCTTTTACAGGGCGACCTGCCGAGCCCAGCCAATCGGCCTAGCGGCTGCGGTTTTCGTACGCGCTGTCCGAAGGCAACAGAGCGCTGCGCCCTCGAAGAGCCGGTCTGGAACGAAACGGAGGCAGGCCACTGGGCAGCCTGCCACCTTTACGACTGA
- a CDS encoding DUF3899 domain-containing protein has product MSKRLANLLPALLPAALLLACAMGFLYSSQTLLGLINQSFLTGLFLLILGSIALVLRSGFFTVFLRGFRQLKHLFFKRPRVMESDWFQEKDAVWQKKKETLTRVCTSLSLWAGSALLMFSIVLTGFYLYQSS; this is encoded by the coding sequence ATGAGCAAACGGCTCGCAAACCTGCTCCCAGCGCTGCTTCCTGCAGCGCTGCTGCTCGCATGTGCCATGGGATTCCTCTACTCTTCCCAGACACTCCTGGGGCTGATCAACCAGAGCTTTCTAACGGGGCTGTTTCTCTTGATTCTCGGCAGCATCGCACTGGTGCTTCGCTCCGGCTTTTTCACCGTCTTTTTGCGAGGTTTCAGGCAATTGAAGCACTTGTTTTTCAAGCGCCCGCGGGTGATGGAGAGCGATTGGTTTCAAGAAAAGGACGCAGTGTGGCAAAAAAAGAAAGAGACGCTGACCCGAGTCTGCACGTCTCTATCTTTATGGGCGGGGAGTGCCCTGCTCATGTTTTCCATTGTGCTAACCGGTTTCTATCTCTATCAGTCGTCGTAA
- a CDS encoding protein adenylyltransferase SelO encodes MTENQTIIQAGWNFDNSYSRLPDSFYTKLDPTPVRDPQLIILNEPLAASLGLNIQALQSDDGVAVFAGNQIPKGAEPLAQAYAGHQFGHFTMLGDGRALLLGEQIAPSGERFDIQLKGSGRTPYSRGGDGRAALGPMLREYIISEAMHALGIPTTRSLAVVTTGESIIRETDLPGAILTRVAASHVRVGTFQYAARWGTAEDLKALADYSLQRHFPDVADAPDRYLSLLREVIKRQAELIAKWQLVGFIHGVMNTDNMAISGETIDYGPCAFMDTYDPATVFSSIDIHGRYAYGNQPYIAAWNLARFAESLLPLLHDDEEQAVKLAEEAISEFSGLYHRHWLAGMRGKLGIMNEEPEDQSLVGDLLSMMQQYRADYTNTFRALTFDQLEGTDLFCSKDFTEWHERWQARLGRQSESKESSHQLMKNSNPALIPRNHRVEEALEAAVEEGDYSVMEQLLDVLASPCAHSPEQAEYAILPPLSDQPYRTFCGT; translated from the coding sequence ATGACAGAGAACCAAACCATCATACAAGCAGGCTGGAACTTCGACAATAGCTATTCTCGTCTGCCGGACTCTTTTTATACCAAGCTAGACCCAACCCCTGTACGTGATCCGCAATTAATTATTCTCAATGAGCCGCTAGCTGCATCCCTGGGGTTGAACATCCAAGCCCTGCAAAGCGACGACGGCGTAGCAGTGTTTGCCGGCAACCAGATTCCCAAAGGGGCTGAGCCACTCGCTCAAGCGTATGCGGGGCATCAATTCGGGCATTTTACCATGCTGGGGGATGGCCGGGCTCTGCTGCTTGGGGAGCAGATCGCGCCGTCAGGTGAACGGTTTGATATTCAGCTCAAGGGCTCAGGGAGAACGCCGTACTCCCGCGGGGGTGATGGCCGGGCAGCACTTGGACCGATGCTGCGTGAATACATCATCAGCGAAGCCATGCATGCGCTTGGGATTCCTACTACTCGCAGTCTGGCAGTAGTGACGACCGGTGAGTCAATCATCCGTGAAACGGACCTGCCTGGTGCGATACTGACCCGCGTGGCGGCCAGTCATGTGCGGGTCGGTACTTTCCAGTACGCTGCGAGATGGGGCACTGCCGAGGATCTCAAGGCTTTGGCTGATTATAGCTTGCAGCGCCATTTTCCGGACGTTGCCGATGCCCCAGACCGATATCTTTCCCTACTGCGGGAAGTGATCAAGCGCCAGGCTGAGCTGATTGCCAAATGGCAGCTCGTTGGGTTTATTCATGGGGTGATGAACACGGACAATATGGCGATTAGCGGTGAAACGATTGATTACGGTCCTTGTGCCTTCATGGATACCTATGATCCGGCCACCGTATTCAGTTCTATTGACATTCATGGCCGTTATGCCTATGGAAATCAGCCGTATATAGCGGCGTGGAATCTGGCGAGATTTGCGGAGAGTCTGTTGCCGCTGCTGCATGACGACGAGGAGCAGGCTGTCAAACTGGCGGAGGAGGCCATTTCCGAATTCAGCGGGTTGTATCACCGTCATTGGCTCGCCGGCATGAGGGGAAAGCTGGGGATTATGAACGAAGAACCGGAGGACCAATCCCTTGTGGGAGACCTCCTCAGCATGATGCAACAGTATCGCGCAGACTACACCAATACCTTCCGCGCATTAACGTTTGATCAACTGGAGGGTACGGATCTGTTTTGCAGCAAGGATTTCACGGAGTGGCATGAGCGGTGGCAGGCGAGACTGGGCAGGCAGTCGGAATCAAAAGAATCCTCGCATCAGTTGATGAAGAACAGCAATCCGGCGCTCATCCCTCGCAACCACCGGGTAGAGGAAGCATTAGAAGCGGCGGTGGAAGAAGGAGACTACAGCGTGATGGAGCAGCTTCTCGATGTTCTCGCGAGCCCCTGCGCCCACTCTCCTGAACAGGCTGAATACGCCATATTGCCACCGTTATCTGATCAACCTTACCGTACTTTTTGCGGTACTTGA
- a CDS encoding pentapeptide repeat-containing protein gives MSNKPINRPTIRFSFTSDCENCFGLCCVALPYAKSADFAFHKDGGAPCRNLKKDYRCGIHQNLRDNGFKGCTVYECFGAGQTVSQLTYKGKGWREDPEIAKEMFDVFPIMQQLHEMLYYLDEALSLEDTEPLYHDLLPVIKETERLTRLDPQSILQLDVPAHRAIVNKLLLQASERVRAKVKKGNKHHERKRAGRRDLIGAKLKGADLRGANMRGVLLIAADLREADLRWADLIGADLRDADIRGANLVGSIFLTQAQVNAAIGDSNTKLPHPLKVPEHWVK, from the coding sequence TTGTCTAACAAGCCTATCAATCGTCCAACGATACGTTTTTCGTTTACATCAGACTGTGAGAACTGTTTTGGATTATGCTGTGTTGCACTGCCTTATGCAAAGTCAGCTGACTTTGCTTTTCATAAAGATGGAGGAGCACCTTGTCGAAATCTAAAAAAGGACTATCGTTGTGGTATTCACCAAAATCTAAGGGATAACGGTTTTAAGGGCTGTACAGTATATGAATGTTTTGGAGCGGGCCAAACGGTTTCCCAGCTTACGTATAAAGGAAAGGGTTGGCGAGAAGACCCTGAGATCGCGAAGGAAATGTTCGATGTATTTCCTATCATGCAGCAGCTCCACGAAATGCTTTATTACTTGGATGAAGCGCTTAGTTTGGAAGATACCGAGCCTCTTTATCACGATTTGCTGCCAGTGATTAAGGAAACGGAACGACTGACGCGACTCGACCCCCAATCGATTTTACAGCTTGATGTGCCAGCGCATAGAGCTATTGTGAATAAGCTACTTCTCCAAGCAAGTGAACGGGTACGTGCCAAAGTGAAGAAAGGGAACAAGCACCATGAAAGGAAACGGGCTGGGCGAAGAGACCTCATCGGAGCCAAGTTAAAAGGGGCTGATTTAAGAGGCGCCAATATGAGGGGAGTCTTGCTTATTGCTGCTGACCTCCGCGAAGCTGACTTGAGGTGGGCTGACCTGATTGGTGCAGACCTTAGAGATGCGGATATAAGAGGAGCGAATCTGGTCGGAAGTATCTTTTTGACGCAGGCCCAGGTGAATGCGGCAATTGGTGATAGCAATACCAAGTTGCCACATCCATTGAAGGTTCCGGAACACTGGGTAAAATAA
- a CDS encoding LysR family transcriptional regulator, with protein MDLKTVKTFQIIVKHRSFNRAAEALNYAQSTVTMQIQKLESDLGVQLIERGKNFRLTEAGRLFYEQSLQIVKDLEQLQATMSEVQVGEAGTIRLGATEPTASYRLPGMLKRFSDQFPRICISVEIANTPRLQERLLSGDIDFALCSAPDLGTDFYFEPLFRETFAVLMPGSHPLAEKDVMKPDDIREHRLLITSATCPYRRKLEMALQESGNIPVDTMEIGSMTALKSYVQSGFGIALLPKILLDPVPAGTTVRTMSGSGSIDMTFGVLYKASDYPLKLASARLCEYLKQELYEQEKSERERSEQKRPEQERSEQE; from the coding sequence ATGGACCTGAAAACCGTAAAAACGTTTCAAATCATCGTAAAGCACAGGAGTTTTAACCGGGCGGCAGAAGCGCTCAACTATGCTCAATCTACCGTAACGATGCAGATCCAGAAGCTTGAAAGCGATCTGGGTGTGCAGTTGATTGAACGTGGCAAAAACTTTCGGTTAACGGAAGCGGGCAGGCTCTTTTACGAACAAAGTTTGCAAATTGTAAAAGATTTGGAACAGCTACAAGCAACGATGTCGGAGGTGCAGGTGGGGGAAGCAGGTACGATTCGCTTAGGGGCGACGGAGCCAACTGCCAGTTATCGATTACCTGGCATGTTGAAGCGGTTTTCCGATCAGTTTCCGAGGATTTGTATCTCTGTGGAGATTGCCAATACACCAAGATTACAGGAGCGGCTTTTGAGCGGGGATATTGATTTTGCGCTATGTTCAGCACCGGACTTAGGTACCGATTTTTATTTTGAACCGCTGTTTCGGGAAACGTTTGCGGTTTTGATGCCGGGAAGCCATCCGCTTGCTGAGAAGGACGTTATGAAACCGGATGATATTCGGGAACATCGTCTGCTTATAACCTCAGCCACCTGTCCCTATCGCAGAAAACTGGAGATGGCTTTGCAGGAGTCGGGGAATATTCCCGTGGACACGATGGAGATAGGGAGCATGACGGCTCTCAAATCCTACGTCCAAAGTGGATTCGGCATCGCTCTTCTGCCAAAGATTCTTTTGGATCCAGTCCCGGCGGGAACGACGGTGCGGACGATGAGTGGCAGCGGTTCTATCGATATGACGTTTGGAGTTCTCTACAAAGCATCTGATTATCCGTTGAAACTGGCAAGTGCGAGGCTGTGCGAATATCTCAAGCAGGAGCTGTATGAACAGGAAAAATCCGAACGGGAACGATCAGAACAGAAACGACCAGAACAGGAACGATCAGAACAGGAATGA
- a CDS encoding SDR family NAD(P)-dependent oxidoreductase, whose product MDLQNKVALVTGGGTGIGRATCFALASRGATIAVNYSRSRSDAEETVQLINNEGGRAIAIRADVAKDQNVREMVDAIVERFGTIDLLVNNASMTRHISFDDLEAATEDVWDELYDVNVKGMFFCARAVAPLMKKRKQGAIVNLGSIAGQTGLGSSLPYAVSKAAVHGLTKSLARALSPCIRVNCVVPGAVATRWWAGREEQMERLAPQLLLQHISTPEQIAHMICAVLEQEAMTGQVITVDSGQTL is encoded by the coding sequence ATGGATCTACAAAACAAAGTGGCTCTTGTTACCGGCGGCGGTACAGGAATCGGCAGAGCGACATGCTTTGCACTTGCCAGTCGGGGTGCAACGATTGCTGTGAACTATTCCCGTTCCAGATCAGATGCAGAAGAAACGGTACAACTGATCAATAACGAAGGCGGACGAGCCATAGCTATACGCGCCGATGTAGCAAAAGACCAGAACGTACGAGAAATGGTTGATGCCATCGTAGAGCGATTCGGGACCATCGACCTGCTTGTCAATAACGCCAGCATGACACGCCATATTTCCTTCGACGACTTGGAAGCTGCAACGGAAGACGTATGGGATGAGTTGTATGATGTAAATGTCAAAGGCATGTTTTTCTGCGCACGAGCCGTTGCCCCGCTCATGAAAAAGAGGAAACAAGGCGCAATCGTCAATCTAGGCAGCATAGCAGGCCAGACGGGATTAGGTTCATCGCTTCCCTATGCCGTATCCAAGGCGGCTGTTCACGGTCTTACGAAATCGTTGGCGCGTGCCTTGTCTCCGTGCATTCGAGTCAACTGTGTCGTGCCTGGAGCGGTTGCGACAAGATGGTGGGCTGGGAGAGAAGAGCAGATGGAGAGGCTGGCTCCGCAACTTTTATTGCAACATATCTCAACACCGGAACAGATTGCTCACATGATCTGTGCGGTTTTGGAACAAGAAGCGATGACGGGACAGGTGATTACGGTAGACAGCGGTCAGACTTTGTGA
- a CDS encoding sulfatase-like hydrolase/transferase, whose protein sequence is MFAEETVDLIRWLDQEKKENPYSESGPWLIVSSFVNPHDITLYGDVTKFSPSFHFAVDPTVPDVPPPPTLHESLETKPRCQQSYRDVYPLFIQPTENSSFYRRLYYQLQKNVDQQIGRVLQALRESSFYEDTIVIFTSDHGELLGAHGGMHQKWYCAYEEVIHVPFIIHNPRLFSGRESVDMLTSHVDLLPTMLGLAGIDVESVQGVVRRRSHGSASFGRQGLIPDDPARSEAGACRGTDLFHDG, encoded by the coding sequence GTGTTTGCTGAAGAAACCGTTGATCTGATCAGATGGTTGGATCAGGAAAAGAAAGAAAATCCGTATTCAGAATCCGGCCCCTGGCTGATCGTCTCATCCTTTGTCAATCCACATGATATTACCTTGTATGGAGATGTCACCAAGTTTTCTCCTTCCTTTCATTTTGCAGTAGATCCAACTGTCCCTGATGTTCCCCCACCTCCGACGCTTCATGAATCTCTGGAAACGAAACCTCGCTGTCAACAGAGTTATCGCGATGTGTATCCACTGTTCATCCAACCTACAGAGAACTCTAGCTTTTACCGCCGACTCTACTACCAGCTCCAAAAAAACGTCGACCAACAAATCGGAAGAGTTTTGCAGGCTCTCCGTGAGTCTTCTTTTTATGAGGACACCATTGTGATCTTTACCTCAGACCATGGGGAGCTGTTAGGTGCTCATGGAGGGATGCATCAAAAATGGTACTGTGCCTATGAAGAGGTGATTCACGTTCCTTTCATTATTCATAATCCGCGGCTGTTTAGCGGCCGCGAATCGGTTGACATGCTAACCTCTCATGTCGATCTGCTTCCGACTATGCTTGGGCTAGCGGGTATTGATGTAGAGAGTGTTCAGGGTGTGGTACGGAGAAGATCACACGGAAGTGCATCCTTTGGCAGGCAGGGACTTATCCCCGATGATCCTGCACGGAGCGAAGCCGGAGCGTGCCGGGGAACCGATTTATTTCATGACGGATGA
- a CDS encoding sulfatase-like hydrolase/transferase — protein sequence MAARKQRRGEVYGTDRREGRRLFSKKPNFLLITVDEERYPPVYESPELLEWREEHLLAQTFLRNNGMEFHRQYIGASACSPSRATFLTGHYPSLHGVTQTSGPGKGPLGEGIYWLDSNSVPTMGDYFPRCRLSDISKRKVACFSSRHSDSWYLSIIPQL from the coding sequence GTGGCTGCCAGGAAGCAGAGAAGAGGTGAGGTGTATGGGACAGATCGTAGAGAAGGCCGTAGGCTATTCAGCAAAAAGCCCAACTTCCTCCTGATCACGGTTGATGAAGAACGCTACCCTCCAGTATACGAAAGCCCTGAACTTTTAGAATGGCGCGAAGAACATTTGCTTGCTCAAACCTTTCTGCGCAACAACGGCATGGAGTTTCATCGGCAATATATTGGAGCTTCGGCATGTTCCCCGAGCCGAGCCACCTTTCTCACGGGCCATTATCCCTCTCTGCACGGGGTGACCCAGACAAGCGGACCTGGGAAGGGGCCATTGGGTGAAGGCATCTATTGGCTGGACTCCAATAGTGTGCCGACCATGGGGGACTACTTTCCGCGCTGCCGGTTATCGGACATTTCTAAAAGGAAAGTGGCATGTTTCAGCAGCAGACATTCTGATTCCTGGTACCTATCAATCATACCCCAGCTATGA
- the ahpC gene encoding alkyl hydroperoxide reductase subunit C produces the protein MSLVGTEVKPFKAQAFHNGKFIEVTEQDFKGKWSVVCFYPADFTFVCPTELEDLQNEYETLKGLGVEVYSVSTDTHFTHKAWHDSSETIKKITYPMIGDPSHTISRNFDVLIESEGLADRGTFIIDPDGVIQAVEINAGGIGRDASTLVNKIKAAQYVRNNPGEVCPAKWQEGAATLKPSLDLVGKI, from the coding sequence ATGTCATTAGTCGGAACCGAGGTAAAACCGTTCAAAGCACAAGCTTTCCACAACGGGAAGTTCATCGAGGTTACGGAGCAAGACTTTAAAGGCAAGTGGAGTGTAGTGTGCTTCTATCCGGCAGACTTTACCTTCGTTTGCCCAACCGAGCTGGAGGATCTGCAAAACGAATACGAAACACTGAAGGGGCTCGGAGTTGAAGTGTATTCTGTTTCAACCGACACCCATTTTACACATAAAGCATGGCATGATAGCTCTGAAACGATCAAGAAAATCACCTATCCGATGATTGGTGACCCTTCCCATACCATCTCTCGCAACTTCGATGTATTGATCGAATCGGAAGGTCTTGCTGACCGCGGTACGTTCATCATCGATCCAGACGGTGTCATCCAAGCCGTTGAAATCAATGCAGGTGGCATCGGCCGCGATGCAAGCACGCTGGTTAACAAAATCAAGGCAGCACAATATGTTCGGAACAATCCGGGTGAGGTTTGCCCTGCAAAATGGCAAGAAGGTGCTGCTACACTGAAACCGAGCCTCGACCTCGTAGGCAAAATCTAA